Below is a genomic region from Chthoniobacterales bacterium.
GGCATTGCTGATTTTCTTCATTGTTGGGTTTGCTCCCTGAGCGCGTCCGGTAATTTCCCTACGGAGCGCAGGAGTCCTCATCTGATAGTAGAGAAACTCAGTGATCGCCTGCGCGGGATCTGGATTCATCCGCATGATCAGGTCCGGATAAATGGTCGGCCTTTCAATGCCAGAGGCGATGGCAACGTGGCCGACCAACTCTGGGGTGTTGCTGCGCGTGATTAGGAAATCGCCGTTCCGAATCCAATATCGCGCCTTAGGATCAGTTTTAGCCGATGTGTATTTTAGTTTTTCCGGCCTGAAGACAAAACCTGTAACCGACGAGAGCGTCAGAACAGGCGTTCCTGAGTCCGAGTGGTTAGCAGCAGGAGGCGACCACCCGTTTTGAGGCTGCACGTCCAACACTTCCTCAAGTCGCTTGTCCACCCACCCATTACCCCGTTGAGTGAAGACGGATTGGAGGTGGCTTTCGAAGAGGGCGTGGGCGTTTTGGAGGTTTTTTCCGGCGTTGGCCTTGGCGGTGGCGAGGCCCTCAAACGCTTCGTCGAGCACGCCGACGATTCGCTTCTGCTCAGCTAACGGGGGAACGGGAATCTCGAATTCGAGGACGTCGTCCATCTGAGCGCGAGGCATACGCGCACCGGTGCATGTTGAGTTGATTCGATCGCAGGTCTCGTCAGCTAGAAGCCAAAACAAGAGATAACTTCGGGAGAGTTCTCGGCTTGGTCGCAGTGGAAAAATCTCTGTAGAGCAATGTCCCTCGAAGTCAGGCGCGAGCGCTTTGTTGAGGTAAGGCCGAAGGCGACCGTAGAGGACGTGTTCCTCGGAAAACCGAAACGTTGAGCTTTTAACAGGCTGCGGCTCCATTGCGCCGATGAAGCGAGCAGTATGAGATTCAATATGCTCAAGGCCGACGTAAGGCAGGCCTCGGTGGATACCCTGAACTTTGTCGAAAGCACATA
It encodes:
- a CDS encoding restriction endonuclease subunit S, which produces MKKQSQTKKLGDVCAFDKVQGIHRGLPYVGLEHIESHTARFIGAMEPQPVKSSTFRFSEEHVLYGRLRPYLNKALAPDFEGHCSTEIFPLRPSRELSRSYLLFWLLADETCDRINSTCTGARMPRAQMDDVLEFEIPVPPLAEQKRIVGVLDEAFEGLATAKANAGKNLQNAHALFESHLQSVFTQRGNGWVDKRLEEVLDVQPQNGWSPPAANHSDSGTPVLTLSSVTGFVFRPEKLKYTSAKTDPKARYWIRNGDFLITRSNTPELVGHVAIASGIERPTIYPDLIMRMNPDPAQAITEFLYYQMRTPALRREITGRAQGANPTMKKISNAAVRTLPISLPPVNEQRAIVATLNSLAAETQRLAAIYEQKLAALEALKKSLLHQAFAGEL